A window from Shewanella livingstonensis encodes these proteins:
- the napA gene encoding nitrate reductase catalytic subunit NapA — MSISRREFLKANAAAAAASAVGIAIPINIVQAAEGKSEIKWDKAPCRFCGVGCSVLVGTRNGKIVATQGDPESPVNKGLNCIKGYFLSKIMYGKDRLTSPLLRMKDGKYDKEGDFTPVSWDVAFDTMAEKWKASIAKKGPTSVGMFGSGQWTIWEGYAASKLHKAGFLTNNIDPNARHCMASAVGGFMRTFGIDEPMGCYDDLEAADHFVLWGANMAEMHPILWARLTDRRLSHKDARVHVLSTYENRSFDLADNAMVFKPQTDLVLLNYIANYIIQHGAVNKDFVNKHTTFALGTTDIGYGLRPEHPLEKKAKNPANGGSTPISFDEYAKFVSTYTVEYASKMSGVPVENLEIMAKAYADPNIKVMSLWTMGINQHTRGVWANNMLYNIHLLTGKIATPGNSPFSLTGQPSACGTAREVGTFSHRLPADMVVANPKHREITEKLWQVPAGTIPAKPGYHAVMQSRMLKDGKLNCYWTMCTNNMQAGPNINDEVYPGFRNPENFIVVSDPYPTITAMAADLILPTAMWVEKEGSYGNAERRTHFWHQLVPTPEGSKSDLWQLVEFSKRFKVSEVWPAELIAKQPELADKTLYEVLFANGVINKFPASECKGSYNDENEHFGFYLQKGIFEEYAQFGRGHGHDLDAFDNYHENRGKRWPVIDGKETLRRFVEGSDPYVKAGEGFNFYGKPDGKAVIFALPYEPAAEEPNEEFDLWMSTGRVLEHWHTGSMTARVPELHKAMPSAQVFMHPADAKARGLTQGDEVTVASPRGEINTRVETKGRNKPPRGVVFMPFFDAKQLVNKLLLDATDPLSKETDFKKCPVKIFKA; from the coding sequence ATGAGCATCAGTCGTCGCGAGTTTTTAAAAGCCAACGCCGCTGCCGCAGCAGCGTCGGCCGTGGGTATCGCTATTCCAATTAATATCGTTCAAGCTGCAGAAGGTAAAAGTGAAATAAAGTGGGATAAAGCCCCATGTCGCTTTTGTGGCGTAGGTTGTAGCGTTTTAGTGGGCACACGAAATGGTAAAATAGTTGCCACTCAAGGTGACCCAGAAAGCCCGGTTAACAAAGGCTTAAATTGTATTAAAGGTTATTTTTTATCTAAAATAATGTATGGCAAGGACCGATTAACCTCGCCGTTACTTAGAATGAAAGACGGTAAATATGATAAAGAAGGTGATTTTACCCCAGTAAGTTGGGATGTTGCCTTTGATACCATGGCTGAAAAATGGAAAGCCAGTATTGCCAAAAAAGGCCCTACCTCTGTCGGCATGTTTGGTTCGGGTCAATGGACAATTTGGGAAGGCTATGCGGCATCTAAACTTCATAAAGCAGGCTTTTTAACTAATAACATCGACCCAAATGCGCGCCACTGTATGGCTTCGGCTGTAGGTGGTTTCATGCGAACCTTTGGTATTGATGAACCTATGGGTTGCTATGATGACTTAGAGGCTGCTGACCACTTTGTGTTGTGGGGTGCCAATATGGCAGAAATGCACCCTATCTTGTGGGCGCGATTAACCGATCGCCGTTTAAGTCATAAAGATGCCCGCGTACATGTACTTTCTACTTATGAAAACCGCAGCTTTGATCTAGCAGATAATGCTATGGTGTTTAAACCACAAACTGATTTAGTATTATTAAATTATATTGCTAACTACATCATTCAGCATGGTGCAGTGAACAAAGACTTCGTCAACAAGCACACTACATTTGCACTCGGCACCACTGATATTGGTTATGGTCTACGCCCAGAACACCCATTGGAAAAGAAAGCAAAAAATCCAGCTAATGGTGGTTCTACTCCAATAAGCTTTGATGAGTATGCCAAGTTTGTCAGCACTTACACGGTTGAATACGCATCAAAAATGAGTGGTGTACCGGTTGAAAATCTAGAAATCATGGCTAAGGCCTATGCCGATCCTAATATCAAAGTGATGAGCTTATGGACCATGGGGATTAACCAGCATACCCGTGGTGTGTGGGCTAACAATATGTTGTATAACATTCACTTACTCACCGGTAAAATTGCCACCCCAGGCAACAGTCCATTCTCATTAACCGGTCAACCATCAGCGTGTGGAACAGCTCGCGAAGTCGGTACTTTCTCACATCGCCTACCCGCTGACATGGTAGTAGCAAATCCTAAACACCGTGAAATTACTGAAAAACTATGGCAAGTCCCTGCTGGTACTATTCCCGCTAAACCCGGGTACCACGCTGTGATGCAAAGTCGCATGCTCAAAGACGGTAAATTAAATTGTTATTGGACCATGTGTACTAACAATATGCAGGCTGGTCCGAATATTAATGATGAAGTTTACCCCGGTTTCCGTAACCCTGAGAACTTCATTGTCGTATCAGATCCCTACCCGACGATTACCGCAATGGCTGCAGATTTAATTCTGCCTACCGCTATGTGGGTTGAAAAAGAAGGTTCATATGGTAATGCAGAACGTCGTACCCACTTCTGGCATCAGCTTGTTCCAACACCTGAAGGGTCTAAGTCTGATTTATGGCAGTTAGTTGAATTTTCTAAACGTTTTAAAGTCAGTGAAGTATGGCCTGCTGAATTAATCGCTAAACAACCTGAGCTCGCCGATAAAACATTATATGAAGTGCTATTTGCTAATGGGGTGATCAATAAGTTCCCAGCAAGTGAATGTAAAGGTTCTTATAACGATGAAAACGAACACTTTGGCTTTTACCTACAGAAAGGTATTTTTGAAGAATATGCTCAATTTGGTCGTGGCCATGGTCACGATTTAGATGCCTTTGACAACTATCATGAAAACCGCGGGAAGCGTTGGCCAGTGATTGATGGTAAAGAAACCCTGCGTCGTTTTGTTGAAGGTAGCGATCCCTATGTCAAAGCGGGTGAAGGTTTTAACTTCTACGGTAAACCAGACGGTAAAGCAGTCATATTTGCACTGCCTTATGAACCTGCAGCAGAAGAACCTAATGAAGAATTTGATCTGTGGATGTCGACAGGACGAGTACTGGAACATTGGCATACTGGCTCAATGACCGCTCGTGTACCTGAACTGCATAAAGCAATGCCGAGTGCTCAGGTCTTTATGCACCCAGCTGACGCTAAAGCTCGTGGTTTAACTCAAGGTGATGAAGTGACTGTTGCATCACCGCGCGGTGAAATTAACACTCGAGTGGAGACTAAAGGCCGTAATAAGCCGCCAAGAGGAGTGGTATTCATGCCATTCTTTGATGCCAAGCAATTGGTTAATAAGTTACTTCTTGACGCTACTGACCCATTATCAAAAGAAACTGACTTCAAAAAGTGTCCAGTCAAAATATTTAAAGCTTAA